From a region of the Sinorhizobium sp. B11 genome:
- a CDS encoding efflux RND transporter periplasmic adaptor subunit: protein MALKPHALLRASTFPIAAFAASAVIAATFAAPAVFAEEPQATQAQASQNLPAIVVTTAANRTLVDRVIGTGTVKPVEEVYIQPQVEGLSIRSLKADVGDKVQADSTLATLNDDALVLTKSQMMATKAKGEASLAQLRAQLIEAQANAEQARQQQARAQEMGKKGTVSTAQVEQADATAAAANARVASAEQAIEVAEADLKVFDSQIADADLKLARTDVKTPVAGTVSAKNAKVGAIAAGNGDPLFTLIRDGDIELVAEVAESDIVRIMAGQKATIALSGSREKLSGAVRLVSPTVDPVTRLGLVHISIDDDSKARSGMYGSAEIIVRETEGVSLPLTAVLTGSEGSSARRVENGVVKFAKVETGIQDGAYVEITSGLKTGDEVVAKAGAYVRDGDHITPVREQPSASN, encoded by the coding sequence ATGGCACTCAAGCCGCACGCATTACTACGCGCCTCCACTTTTCCCATCGCCGCTTTTGCGGCCTCGGCTGTTATTGCCGCTACTTTTGCGGCCCCGGCTGTATTTGCCGAGGAACCCCAGGCCACGCAGGCCCAGGCCTCCCAGAACCTGCCTGCAATCGTCGTCACCACAGCGGCGAACCGCACCCTCGTCGACCGGGTCATCGGTACCGGAACGGTCAAGCCCGTCGAGGAAGTCTATATCCAACCGCAGGTGGAAGGCCTCTCCATTCGCAGTCTGAAGGCCGATGTCGGCGACAAGGTTCAGGCCGACAGCACGCTGGCAACGTTGAACGATGACGCTCTGGTCCTGACCAAGAGCCAGATGATGGCGACGAAAGCCAAGGGCGAGGCAAGCCTCGCTCAGCTGCGCGCCCAGCTCATCGAGGCGCAGGCCAATGCCGAACAGGCAAGGCAGCAGCAGGCTCGCGCCCAGGAAATGGGCAAGAAGGGCACGGTTTCGACCGCCCAGGTCGAACAGGCCGATGCGACCGCCGCCGCCGCCAACGCGCGCGTCGCTTCCGCCGAGCAGGCGATCGAAGTCGCCGAAGCCGACCTCAAGGTCTTCGACAGCCAGATTGCCGATGCGGATCTGAAGCTCGCTCGAACCGACGTGAAGACGCCGGTCGCCGGCACGGTCTCGGCAAAGAACGCCAAGGTCGGCGCCATTGCCGCCGGCAACGGCGATCCGCTATTTACGCTTATCCGCGACGGCGATATCGAGCTTGTCGCCGAAGTCGCCGAGAGTGACATCGTCAGGATCATGGCCGGCCAGAAGGCGACGATCGCGCTTTCCGGCAGCCGCGAGAAGCTTTCCGGCGCAGTGCGCCTGGTGTCGCCGACCGTCGATCCGGTCACCCGCCTCGGCCTCGTCCATATCTCCATCGACGATGACAGCAAGGCGCGTTCCGGCATGTATGGCAGCGCCGAGATCATCGTCCGCGAGACCGAGGGCGTGTCCCTTCCGCTGACGGCAGTGCTCACCGGCAGTGAAGGCTCCTCCGCCCGCAGGGTCGAGAATGGCGTGGTGAAATTCGCCAAGGTCGAGACCGGCATCCAGGATGGAGCCTATGTCGAAATCACAAGTGGATTGAAGACCGGCGACGAAGTCGTGGCCAAGGCGGGCGCCTATGTCCGCGACGGCGACCACATCACTCCGGTGCGCGAACAGCCTTCGGCTTCCAACTAA
- a CDS encoding LacI family DNA-binding transcriptional regulator, which produces MGKGHVRLADVAKAAGVSQGTASNVFSRPDVVREEVRERVLKVARELGYSGPDVKGRLLRAGRVNAIGVAAVEPLTYFFDDPWARSLMTAIGEVCDSSGTGIAVVSAMNEERLAWNINSALVDGFILLCVEGGERLVELTRQRQLPFIALALGIEDETIPAIGIDNVAGGAAAARHLLELGHRDIAILSIGDVDGLVGPVAPERVDPEMEATPRDRMHGYWQALAEYGIPREAVPIQGTLHDRPSTIMAMETLFSSASPPTAILAMSDKVALFAMQWLAERGLKVPKDVSIIGFDGVPEAATSLPRLTTVAQPFAEIARRSVTAILENALPENHEALDLELVVRDSTAPPRAH; this is translated from the coding sequence TTGGGCAAAGGGCATGTGAGATTGGCTGATGTCGCCAAGGCAGCAGGCGTATCGCAGGGCACGGCATCGAATGTTTTCAGCCGTCCGGACGTGGTGCGGGAGGAAGTACGCGAGCGGGTGCTCAAGGTCGCCCGGGAGCTCGGTTACAGCGGGCCTGATGTCAAGGGCAGGCTGCTGAGGGCAGGGCGGGTGAACGCGATCGGTGTCGCCGCCGTTGAGCCGCTCACCTATTTTTTCGATGACCCCTGGGCGCGTTCACTGATGACCGCGATCGGTGAAGTCTGTGATTCCAGCGGCACTGGCATCGCCGTCGTATCGGCGATGAACGAGGAGCGGCTTGCCTGGAACATCAACAGCGCGCTCGTCGACGGCTTCATTCTGCTTTGCGTGGAAGGCGGAGAGAGGCTCGTGGAACTCACCCGTCAGCGCCAGCTGCCGTTCATCGCGCTGGCGCTCGGCATCGAGGATGAGACGATCCCGGCAATCGGCATCGACAATGTGGCGGGTGGAGCGGCGGCTGCACGGCATCTGCTGGAGCTCGGGCACCGTGACATCGCGATCCTGTCGATCGGCGATGTCGATGGCCTTGTCGGCCCGGTGGCGCCTGAGCGTGTCGATCCCGAGATGGAGGCGACCCCGCGTGACCGCATGCATGGCTACTGGCAGGCGCTGGCCGAATACGGCATTCCTCGCGAAGCCGTTCCGATCCAGGGGACGCTGCATGACAGGCCAAGCACCATCATGGCCATGGAGACCCTGTTCTCTTCCGCCAGTCCGCCGACGGCCATTCTGGCAATGTCGGACAAGGTTGCGCTGTTTGCCATGCAGTGGCTCGCCGAGCGCGGGCTGAAAGTGCCGAAAGACGTATCCATCATCGGCTTCGACGGTGTGCCGGAAGCCGCAACCTCGCTTCCGCGCCTGACCACCGTCGCCCAGCCCTTTGCCGAAATCGCCCGCCGCTCGGTGACTGCGATCCTCGAAAATGCGTTGCCTGAGAACCACGAGGCACTCGATCTCGAGCTTGTCGTAAGAGACAGCACGGCGCCGCCGCGAGCGCACTGA
- a CDS encoding efflux RND transporter permease subunit — MNFSAWSIRNPIAPLLAFCLLIFIGMQSFNKLPITRFPNIDVPLVSISVTQSGASPAELEMQVTKEIEDAIASITGIDEIQSTVTDGSSQTNVMFRMEVPTEQAVQDVKDAIDRIRSDLPATAETPIVTKVDVEGQAIQTFAVSSPDMSLEELSWFVDDSIKRALQGQAGIGRVDRYGGAEREVRIELTPGKLDAYGITAASVNQQLRGTNVDLGSGRGQVAGSEQAIRVLGDARNVAELADTTIALPSGRFVKLSDLGVIKDTYEEPKSFSRFNDTPVVTFGVFRSKGASEVSVAETVAQSLDKVRSENPNVKIEMIDDSVYFTYGNYEAAIHTLLEGALLAVIVVLLFLRNWRATLISAIALPLSAIPTFWVMDMMGFSLNLVSFLALTLATGILVDDAIVEIENIARHIKMGKTPYRAAIEAADEIGLAVIATTFTIIAVFVPVSFMPGIPGQYFIQFGLTVAFSVFFSLMVARLITPMMAAYLMRAEDGMEDHHDNDGLLMRGYTRLIRGTTGHWYTRYATLLVAIGFLVGSVMLLMQVPGSFLPPEDASRIVLSVELPPNARLDDTEKTTDAIYDRVKDINGVDSVFVLGGASPKGELELRRATITLALDKLDQSLVKKVVNDVLGHLPVIGPMLPKVEVHGRERPQWDIEKEVFAKLRDIPDVHILKLNDRGERDLSFNFLSKNEEDLNNAVGILESKLRADPLLANVSADGALPRPELQVRPRKDEAARLGITPQQISETIRVATIGDVDAALAKISLDDRQIPIRVQASLDMRRDLAAIRALKIQTASGGTVPLATVANIDYSEGVSSIKRNNRYRVVSIGSDLPQGVALDTASARFRQIVNDAKLPATVHLAESGDTKVQTEMQQSFVNAMLMGLLLVLTVLILLFKDIIQPFTILFSLPLAIGGVAAGLIVTSNPLSMPVMIGILMLMGIVTKNAILLVDFAIEMRHQGMARVEAMVEAGRKRARPIIMTSIAMSAGMLPSALGVGEGGSFRAPMAIAVIGGIIVSTVLSLVVVPSFFLIMDDLSRLLGWIFGRLVGKKDKEDLPMSSEDLTRAARESRSDIDSLEERLTAIERPESKRKTGNDTNVLRLPPFAAE; from the coding sequence ATGAATTTTTCAGCCTGGTCCATTCGAAATCCGATCGCACCGCTTCTGGCCTTCTGCCTGTTGATATTCATCGGCATGCAGTCCTTCAACAAGCTGCCGATCACGCGCTTCCCGAATATCGACGTGCCGCTCGTTTCGATCAGCGTGACGCAGAGCGGCGCTTCGCCGGCCGAACTCGAAATGCAGGTGACGAAGGAGATCGAAGACGCGATCGCCTCGATCACCGGTATCGACGAAATCCAGTCGACAGTGACCGACGGCAGCTCGCAGACCAACGTCATGTTCCGGATGGAAGTGCCGACGGAACAGGCTGTACAGGACGTCAAGGACGCGATCGACCGCATTCGCAGCGATCTGCCGGCAACGGCCGAGACGCCGATCGTCACCAAGGTCGATGTCGAGGGCCAGGCGATCCAGACCTTCGCCGTTTCCTCGCCGGATATGTCGCTCGAAGAACTCTCCTGGTTCGTCGACGATTCGATCAAGCGTGCGCTGCAGGGCCAGGCCGGCATCGGCCGCGTCGATCGTTATGGCGGTGCCGAACGCGAGGTGCGCATCGAGCTCACCCCCGGCAAGCTCGATGCCTATGGCATCACTGCTGCAAGCGTGAACCAGCAACTGCGCGGCACCAACGTCGATCTCGGCTCCGGCCGCGGCCAGGTGGCAGGCAGCGAGCAGGCGATCCGCGTTCTCGGCGACGCCCGCAATGTCGCCGAGCTTGCAGACACGACGATAGCGCTGCCGAGCGGTCGTTTCGTCAAACTATCCGATCTCGGCGTCATCAAGGACACATACGAGGAGCCGAAATCCTTCTCGCGCTTCAACGATACGCCTGTCGTCACCTTCGGCGTCTTCCGCTCGAAGGGCGCCAGCGAAGTCAGCGTCGCCGAAACCGTGGCGCAGAGCCTCGACAAGGTGCGAAGCGAAAACCCGAACGTGAAGATCGAGATGATCGACGATTCGGTCTATTTCACGTACGGCAACTATGAAGCCGCCATTCATACGCTGCTCGAAGGCGCGCTGCTCGCCGTCATCGTCGTCCTTCTGTTCCTCAGGAATTGGCGCGCGACCCTGATCTCGGCCATCGCGTTGCCGCTCTCTGCGATCCCGACCTTCTGGGTCATGGACATGATGGGCTTCTCGCTGAACCTCGTCAGCTTCCTGGCTCTGACGCTCGCGACAGGTATTCTCGTCGACGACGCGATCGTGGAAATCGAAAACATTGCCCGCCATATCAAGATGGGCAAGACGCCCTATCGGGCGGCGATCGAAGCGGCGGACGAAATCGGCCTTGCCGTCATCGCCACCACCTTCACGATCATCGCCGTCTTCGTGCCCGTTTCCTTCATGCCGGGCATCCCGGGTCAGTACTTCATACAGTTCGGCCTGACCGTCGCTTTCTCCGTCTTCTTCTCGCTGATGGTGGCGCGCCTCATCACCCCGATGATGGCCGCCTATCTGATGCGTGCCGAAGACGGCATGGAAGACCATCACGACAATGACGGTCTGCTGATGCGTGGATACACGCGTCTCATACGCGGCACGACCGGCCACTGGTACACGCGTTATGCGACATTGCTTGTGGCGATCGGCTTTCTGGTCGGTTCTGTCATGTTGCTCATGCAGGTGCCCGGCAGCTTCCTGCCGCCGGAAGATGCCTCGCGCATCGTTCTCTCGGTCGAGCTGCCGCCCAACGCACGGCTTGACGACACGGAGAAGACGACGGATGCGATCTATGACCGGGTCAAGGACATCAACGGCGTCGACAGCGTCTTCGTCCTCGGAGGCGCTTCTCCGAAGGGCGAACTCGAACTGCGCCGAGCGACCATCACGCTCGCACTCGACAAGCTCGACCAGTCGCTGGTCAAGAAGGTGGTCAATGACGTGCTCGGCCATCTCCCCGTTATCGGCCCGATGCTGCCGAAAGTGGAGGTCCACGGCCGCGAGCGTCCGCAATGGGATATCGAAAAGGAAGTCTTCGCCAAGCTGCGCGACATTCCCGACGTCCATATCCTGAAGCTCAACGACCGCGGCGAACGCGACCTCTCGTTCAACTTCCTTTCCAAGAACGAGGAGGACCTGAATAACGCGGTCGGCATTCTGGAATCCAAGCTGCGCGCCGATCCGCTGCTGGCCAATGTCAGCGCCGATGGCGCCCTTCCCCGTCCGGAACTGCAGGTCCGTCCGCGCAAGGACGAGGCCGCCCGCCTCGGCATCACGCCGCAGCAGATCTCCGAGACGATCCGCGTCGCCACCATCGGCGACGTCGATGCGGCCCTTGCCAAGATCTCGCTCGACGATCGCCAGATTCCGATCCGGGTTCAGGCATCACTCGACATGCGCCGCGATCTCGCCGCCATCCGGGCATTGAAGATCCAGACGGCCAGTGGCGGCACCGTGCCGCTCGCGACCGTCGCCAATATCGACTATTCGGAAGGTGTGAGCTCCATCAAGCGCAACAACCGTTACCGCGTCGTCTCGATCGGCTCTGACCTGCCGCAGGGCGTGGCGCTCGACACGGCTTCGGCCCGCTTCCGCCAGATCGTCAACGACGCCAAGCTTCCCGCCACCGTGCACCTTGCTGAAAGCGGAGACACCAAGGTGCAGACGGAGATGCAGCAGAGCTTCGTCAACGCCATGCTGATGGGCCTCCTCCTGGTGCTGACGGTGCTGATCCTGCTCTTCAAGGATATCATCCAGCCGTTCACCATCCTGTTCTCGCTGCCACTCGCCATCGGCGGCGTGGCCGCAGGCCTGATCGTCACCAGCAACCCGCTGTCCATGCCGGTCATGATCGGCATCCTGATGCTGATGGGTATCGTCACCAAGAACGCCATCCTGCTCGTCGATTTCGCGATCGAGATGCGCCACCAGGGCATGGCTCGTGTCGAGGCCATGGTCGAAGCCGGCCGCAAACGCGCCCGCCCGATCATCATGACCTCGATCGCCATGTCGGCAGGCATGCTGCCTTCCGCGCTCGGCGTTGGCGAAGGCGGCTCGTTCCGCGCACCGATGGCGATCGCGGTGATCGGCGGCATCATCGTTTCGACGGTGCTCTCGCTTGTCGTCGTGCCCTCCTTCTTCCTGATCATGGACGATCTTTCCCGCCTCCTCGGCTGGATCTTCGGTCGCCTGGTCGGCAAGAAAGACAAGGAGGACCTGCCGATGTCGAGCGAAGACCTCACCCGCGCCGCGCGCGAGAGCCGCAGCGACATCGACTCGCTGGAGGAGCGCCTGACCGCGATCGAAAGACCGGAAAGCAAGCGCAAGACGGGCAACGACACCAACGTGCTGCGCCTGCCACCCTTCGCGGCTGAATAG